In Epinephelus moara isolate mb chromosome 20, YSFRI_EMoa_1.0, whole genome shotgun sequence, the genomic stretch TGCTAGGCTTTTTACACTAAAATCAAAATTGTTAAATTATATTGTGAAATTTCTACTTAAAAGAGGAGGTAGCTTTGTGTCAAGAAACAACGCCATGTCAAGGTGCAATATGCAACGAGACACAACTGTATCTGAACAGGATAACAGAGTGAGCCTGCTACAGGTATTGTACATCCTAAGCAGGGTTGGACATTggcaccagccaccagccaaatgctggtaaaattttcaagtggctgctagatttgcttcaatcaccagccagccagccaaaaacaaaaaacaaacaaacagtaatcTATTTGGTGGCTCGTACAGtttggaatccaccagccaTGGTGGCAGActgacaaaaagttaatttttaaCCCTGATCCTAAGTCTGCGTCCCAGCTCTGCTACTTCTGAACGATTGTTTTCCTTTCCTACTCTtatactgaaataaaataatctccCAGTTGTTTAAACTCACACAACTGGTCAGTTAAACAATGTCTCACATAGAAAATGTATGTGAAACTGTATCCAGTTTTCACATAACAAGACAATACTTTGTTTACTCCTTAGCATCACCTTGCCTAAAACATGATTATGAACACAGTGtacaataatgataatgataataatgataatgatactCTTGTATACATATTCTCCTTTTTAGGGTACTCTATATTGTAATAAATCCATCTTGCCATCTAACCTGCATAGATGTAATTAGAAAGTTGGAGGGGTTTTGGGTCTGTATCTTCCATTAtatgaaaaccaaacaaacagcacaagtgttattttgtttttgtttgtaagTAATAGTGcctattggaaaaaaaagataaaaaacagcctgctattattattattattattattattattaaattaattaaaattactttttttttttttttttacagaaacatggtattatcattatcatcagcTGTACTTATTGGTGACAAATTCAAAAATAATACGATATGATGCTGtttaatttaatatataaatataacagAAAAACTGTAAGTAGAAATTGTAATAgtatacatttctttttacaaaatgtatgtatttatttctctctcatttttgtatttattatcatttcttATCAAATTAACTCAAAAGACTCTTTAAAATATGATTGCTCTCTGAATTTTAAATGACGAAGCTCTTAATTTTATTAACTgtaattgttaattttttttacagaaacatggtgttatcatcatcatcatcagttgtACTTATTGGTAATAAATTCAATGATAATATGATATGATGTCATATAGTTTAATATAATTATAAGAGACAGTGTCAGTAAAAATTGTGGTAGTATACATTACTTTTacagaaatattttttctctttcgtattcattattattattattttttttaattaaattaactCAAAAGACTTAAAAATGTGATTGCACTCTGAATTTAAAATGAAGAAGCTCTtaattttattaaatgtatttttattttatttttattttttttacagaaacacGGTGTTATCATAATCAGTTGTACTTATTGGTAACAAATTCAAGCAACAAATTCAATAATAATCCGATATAATGTATAATTTAATACAATATATTTATAACAGTGTTAGTAGAAATTGTGGTAGCATACATTtcttacatatttttattttttctcgctcttattttatttttattttattttattgttgaacATTTTGCAGCGTTGGTGTGTTAAACGCGCACGAGTAGAAGGCGTGGTCAGGAAGTGACATGGCGGACTCCTTATACGGAGCCTCGTCGCCTTTCTCCGGTTACTTGTAGGTGAAATTAGTGAGTCTTTTTCCACGTGAAGTTTGGCCCATATTCACCGAGACAGCGCCCTGCGGAGCTCAGCATGGGCACCGTCCACGCCCGGGTAAGGAAAAGTCCGGTGACCGTGTTAGCTACGATTGTGACCTCTCCGTGTGCTCAGTGGGTTACAGATAGAGCGGCCAGTGTGCTGCAAGAAAAGGCCAGACTGTACATTGAACAAGGTCCACCAGGGCACAGGCTGGCAGCTCTGTGACAAGACACTGATAATAAACCTGTTAGTTAGTTATAACTTAAGTTTAATGTAAACTcactgtctgctgtgtgttatAGACGGAAACTGACAGTAAGGAGAGTAGTGACAGATGCTAGAGGCTCCTCCACTCATTGTAGTCctgctgcagtcagcatgcTGTTGGATAACAGCTCGTGCTTACTACTGTACTCTCTTAGTGTTGTTTACACCAGTGCTTACTCCTTATTCATATCCATTCATCTTTTACAGGGCTGTAGCAAGGGTTTAAGAAATACTGAGGTCCAAGGGCCTAACTTTTCAGGAAGGAGGGGAAAATGAAAGTGGTGGTTTGGGGATCTCTGCCAGGAAATTTTAACGTCAAATACGTACTTTTCTGCCCTCTGGTGAATTTTTCTagaccaatttgtgccttttctgcatcagtttgtggcttaaatgatgtaattttgtcaaaataaatcctctgctactgtcatgtttttattttgtattaatatgtAGGGGGACATATCCTCTGCATCCACACTGCAGAGTTAAAAACTCCAACTATGCATGTTACTGTACAGGAAATTAAAAGCTGTGTACTTTTCCTTTAACCTCCAATCTCTTAGTTTTGCTCTTGGTGGACATTTAATCATACGTTTAATTCCTGTCCCAATGAAGCAGTTTCCATTTTTCTCACTATATTTCCCATTATCCCAACGAATAATATTTTACTATATTTTCTATCAATTGTATCTCCCTGCATAGAACTGAACCAATACATTAATTTATGGATAAGTCAACTTGTCAGCAGCTATTTTGattattgatgatgatgatgtttgtgtatatatgcacagtttgtgtgtatatacatagcttgtgtatatgtgcatagtttgacaaagaaaaaaacacatttgtcatGATCGGGTAAGGATATAAAGATGAGATTATTTTTTGAATAAGGTATATATAGATGAAGTTTTATTTGCCAAGTagttttgtaattattttatttcttgctGCAAGACAAATATTATTGgtaattaatttaatatattagaATAGGTCTCGGAGAATCAATTATTGTACTGCGTTATAATAATGGGGAGCTACATAAATGACTATGATTAATAATTGGAGAAGGGGCGGGAATAAATTGGTTTGTACTTCCTCCCACTCTTTTTAGGACATGTGAATCAAATCATAAtatgttgttttcagtttttatgctTCCTTTAGTAACCtatatgatgatgattattacctgtatgattattttgtttatttgctactTTCATGGTTGATATAAACAGCTTCTAACTAATGAATCTTTTTCACCTTATCAATCATCTTTACAAGCTAATATGTCGATcattctctggttccagcttctccagTGAGatgatttgatgcttttctcttatttatttgttgctaactgaatatcttttggtTTCCGTCTGTTTGTCAGACAATGAACAAAGACATTTCAAGATGTCATGTTGGACTGAAcattttttctgatattttatagaccGACATACTGATCTGTTAATCGAGATAAATAGCTGCAGATTAAGCAATAGCAAAGAATAATCATTATTTGCGGCCCTACTCTGATTCTGGGAACTTAACTGTTCTTGAGAATACTAAATTCGGTTGGAGTAGGCTTGATTAGGTCCAGCATAAGAACACCCAACATGTATAGTATCTATGTAATGTGCGAATGTAATGTCTTTGTGTCATTATTAACCCCCGATATTTTGACATAACCTCAGTGTCTTCAGTTTTATCTACAGCCCTTGAAATCTTGTTGTATCTCATTTTACTTATATTAATTCATTTAACATGCTCTTGATTGTGATTCTTATTTCCTTTCTCATATTTTGTGTTGCAGAGCCTGGACCCTCTGCCCATGCGAGGGCCAGAGCTAGGAGTTCATCCTGACGACATCGAGGCACCAGATATTGATCAGGAGCCGAAGCAAGAAGTTCTTGAAAACAAGGATGTAAGCTTTGTTTTGTTCCAGGCAGTAATTACACCAGACTCTTACACTATGATTCTCACATTACCAGACCTGTCTCCACACTGTGTTTGCTCTGCCAGCACATGAAATGGGAATTCCCTGCTGTCTCGTATCCACGACACATTTCagaggtctagtgtgtaggatttagaggcatctagcaGTGGCGTTGCAGATTGCatccaactgaaacttctcccgtgtgccaagcgtgtaggagaacaatggtggccaatgtgaaaacgcgaatggccctatttagagtCTGGGCTAtagtagaaacaacatggcaggcTCTGTGTAGGACACCCCagtctgtatgtagatatagtcccgtttccaccaaacactttgggTATAGTagctttggaaccaaaagtaacccttcagacatgacATGGTCTGTGTAGCGTTTCCATCacaaacagtcctcttaaatgtgggcgggttgttgtcactcactgctccgccCAGCACtgactgtatttcctcctttatcagtctgcacctcgtttatcgtccacagaacgaggccgCACGCCGACATCTTCAggacaaaatagaacaggctgcagtgagagtctctctccatgggatatttaaaaatagcaggtttgtgcatttagtccttctcaggcaagctcaggggtttaatgttgctggagcccacaggaacgacgcttcgcaacactgttttttttctccaagtgacgATTAGAATATATACAGTTCACTAAAGTTAgtttaaaattaatatatatttttaaacgcttgaacatccactcattactaaaattgtatgtcatataaaaactaatggaatggtcaaagttgtcatattgaaatttaaggtgtgttgatggatccacgtcgtcaactcatgtATTGAGTAAcgttacaagttaacgttccaccttaaatttcgctggcagtcggcccagtgaattaagttatttttctcagactccagctgctgtgagaggcagcaaaacatcatttcattttatagttacagtttactaataaaactctccacagtatgaacagtggttacattagcttcaaaaccagccacaactcagccctgagcagagtgactgtcctctattgaccaatcaacagactgcagtgtccacagctccaccttttagtaccagatctgtgtgctaggtaccccaacagaggggggaccaaaaatgggcaCGGTACGAAACGGTTGCATTAGTGCCATCCACGACTTAtcacagtggaaactgaaaaaaagcacatcaaactgaaccgtaccgcactgctcggtggaaatgggCTATAATGTAACGAAAACAATGAtccttagtttcaggtgattataaactaattaaaacatagttgtattatattccatttctgccaatatgtcccccaAATCCTTCACATGGGACTTTTAATATGAAATAGCCCTCTGAAATTTTTTTTACTGGCTGTATATTTTATCATTGAAACAATAATACTGGACTTAAAACCATGTACAAATGGAAGAAACAGCATCCAATTGGCTAAtaagtgttctttttttcttcaggttGTAGTTCAACGAGTGCACATAGATGGGCTCGGAAGAACGAAGGAGGACCTGTTGACTTATGAAATCGCAGAAGTTTTCCGGGCAAAGAACTTGATTGATGTACGTACATGTCAATACAGCTGTATTAATTAATGCTTGTTTGATTTATGCTTGTGAGTAGCCGATACTGGCATCAACACACGGTTCAATTTGTTGTGCAGGTGATGCGAAAGTCCCATGAAGCCCGTCAGAAGCTGCTGCGTCTTGGTATCTTCAGAAAAGTTGAAGTTGTTATTGACACCTCACGAGGTACTGTCACTGCACAGTCTTATACAGTTACGCACAGACACTTGGCAAACATGTGTacaaattataattattattttttttgttgaacaTTGAAAGTGAGTTAATGATAATTGTCTGTTACATACATCAAAACATGAGATATCGATTATTATTTCAAACCAGACATAAAATAATCATGATATTCTGTTTGTTTACTCTTCTCCTCAGGTGAGGATGCTCTTCCCAACGGCCTCGATGTGACTTTTGAAGTCACAGAGCTGAGACGGATGACGGGCAGCTACAACACCATGGTTGGAAACAATGAAGGAAGCATGGTGAGCACTGTGATGGCTCATGTCACCATCTGCTTTCTGATAGATTGCATACTGTTTTAGATCTAATCATAATACACTTGTTCACCCATTTCTCTCTGTTAAGATAATTTCCAATGTTGACGTCAGCTTTAGTTTGTAGCTTTGTCTTTTtatccatttatttttttcagacagattccttttttgtctgatgttttcattagtttgatTGTCTCTAAATACAGAATGGAATCGTTAATCACCTCACCTGCTTTAATTCCAGGTACTCGGCCTGAAGTTACCCAATTTACTTGGTCGGGCAGAGAAAATGACCTTCCAGTTCTCCTACGGCACCAAAGAAACATCCTACGGCCTGTCCTTCTTTAAACCCCAACCAGGAAACTTTGAACGCAAGTAAGATATAAACAACTTCAtacaataaatatgtttttcgGGCTAATCCCCTTGATGCATGGTGTGCAAATGTGTCTTCTGTATctgcatatatatatactatatactatacTTATTGTTTTGCTATAAGTTCTGCAATTCATATTACTGCCCTTTTTATCTTTGTGGTGTGACATTAGGCAGATGTAGTGACTCTGCTGGTACTTGAGCTTTAGTGAGGAATTATATGGCTGAGCAATCTATGCAGTAACTATAGATGGTTATATTTTGTAATCACAAAGGAATCCTAGCAGGGTGTTGATATCTCTTcttttctgtcttcattttCAGTATCTCACTCAACATGTACAAAGTAACAGGTCAGTTTCCATGGAGCTCACTGAGGGAGACAGATCGAGGCATCTCCGCAGAACTGAGCGTAAGtatttgtttctgtcaaagtgcctttttttctccacattttgtgcagttaaaaaatgttttgacataaaaaatgttgctttaatTCTCACGCTACCTTGCACATTTAGATTTTaatatgtctgaaaaaatgAGCTAAAAAGAATCATAATATAAGGCATCAAAATGTTCTGTTATGGTCCATAAAGTCCAGTTTCCCCACTGGAGTTTTGTTCCTTAGAAACAAAGATTTTAGATTTTGCTTTTGACCAGTTTcacaaatatttatatattgtttATAAATGGACAATGAAAGAGGCCTACCAACAGAAGCCTTTTACAGAgccattattttttctgtgttttaaggAGACAATTGTTGCTACGTTACAAATAAAGTATGCTGTTTGCTCATTTACTGCATGAGATCTGTATTAACAAAAGTAATAAACTGGTGTCTTTTTACAGTTCCCTCTATGGAAGACCAGTCAAACCCTGAAGTGGGAAGGAGTGTGGAGAGAGCTGGGCTGTCTGGCTCGCACTGCCTCATTTGCCGTCCGAGAGGAGAGTGGCCATTCCCTCAAGTCGTCTCTTTCGGTATTTCTCGCTTACTTTACATTGAAGATTTCATTGTGGGCTTTGAAATAGCTAAAGAGATTCATGAAGTCTGCTGTCAGAGAGTTAATGGCAAAACTGTTACTCAGTGCTTAAGTTAGCGTTTTCAGTGTTCATGCACAACTCATTCCTGTAACATTGTGAGGGGGATAGTGAATGGTTGATTTGATTTATGGTTAGTAGTGGGAAAGGACACACTGTCATAATAAGCCAGTATTTAGCAGCAGTTTTGTGAAcgatgctgttttgtttttcagcattCAATGGTCATCGACACCAGAAACTCCTCCATCCTTCCCAGGAAAGGTGGACTGTTGAAGATCCATCAGGTTTGTTGTTTAACATTAAAGGGTAACTCTTTGATATTTTAACCTCAAAAAGTgacaaatgggaacaacagttttgaaAGTGGTCCAGTATTAAGCGAGATGGCTATAACTGGCAGCAATGTAAACACTCAGGTCATTTTGCACCATCAAgttaagtgcttgtttttgccactgacaggctcagattgttattctaagtgtctgacaacattatgcaAAGATCTTTGCAGAGGTCAACATTTGGTACTACGTTCCTTTTTGtataaccagaaacagccccgaaatcgtCATGGCCAAACCCACCAGTTGTGGAAGGGATCCTCTCCATAATGGTGTCAGACAGAATattaatctgagcctgtcagtggcatgTCTTTTAGTAGACATTAATTGACAGTGCCAAATGCTGCAAGTGGTTACTTTATAGCCTATTTTGCTGGTGTggctcgctcaatactggactaatTTCAAAAATTCTTGTTCCCATTattcacttaaacacaaaaacatgagaaaatagggtccaaattgaaaaatacctaagttagCCTTAAAGTCAGAGCTTTTTTCAAACATTATGTATGTACATCTGGGTGACATTTTGTGTTGCGGTTCTGTAGGAACTTGCTGGTTACACTGGGGGAGACGCCAGTTTCCTGAAGGAGGACTTTGAGATCCAGCTCAACAAAACACTCTTCTGGGACTCGGTGAGATTTTCCATTTCAGCCTATAGCAAATTATTTCATCTAAAGGCACAAAATACAGTTCAGCATTAGGCAgtttaaggccctgatcacatgAAAAGGGTTTTGCAGGTTCCAAAACGCGAGGCGCACTGTacttcattttttctttcaatgAATGCCACTAGTGAAAATACGCAtgctaaaatgttgaggcagagggtacttgctgtagctctggttttgggtgagaggctgtcagcagataaacggagatctgtgtgggtacatgagaccctaaaaaagagggtggatcacagggagtaccaccagttggtccaggagcttcatctccatgatggctgttccaggcatattttaggatgactcaaaGGCTGTTTGACTACCTGCTGTCTATTGTTGGGCCTAGCGTAACAAAAATGAATACTAACTACAGGGAGTCCATTAGTCCTTCCGAGCCAATGAGCACcatcagtttctcctccattgtttaccaactgtgaaCTTGTTGGCGTGACCACAAAATCATCCGAGTGGacaatggggggaaaaaagcagagatgacatAAAGCGCTTTTCCTCCCTGCgttgaagttttttttactCCAGGAGTTCAGAACTCTCTGGCATCTAGAGCACAGAAACGCAAGGtgcatagcaacacaaaaacagcgagcaaaaagctttattttcatttaaaacaaatgcaaaaagccgccaccagctgctaaaacgctttctgtgtgatcggggcatTACTGGGCCACAGTCCCAGTAAAGAATACAAGTAATATATTCAGGCTTTTGTGAGAATGGtctgatagcaaaaaaattaCCTAAATGACCAACAGACTAATTTCTAAAACCACTGGTGTAGTCCTTCTCGAATCAGGCATACATTTTTAAgttaagaaacaaaaaacataaatactttGTTGGTTAGTTTGATGTTTCTGTCATTCTGTGCACGAGTCAAGCTCCTTAAACCCTTTGACTTTCTCCTTCAGGTCCTTTCTGCCTCATTGTGGGGCGGTTTGCTCCTACCCATTGGTGACAAGCCAACAAGCATAGCAGACAGGTACAGAAACACAGTGCACCATCCTATTGACATTATCTCCAAGACAAGGGGTAAAATCTTGACGCCCCCTTTTTTCcctaaattttgtttttattttctattgctggattacttttttttaagttatgtCTGTTTCTATGATTTCTGAAGTTATGGATGTTCATTTGCAATAGACATTGCAGAAATTATAAATATCCTTGAAAAGTGTAAGTGGCACTGATTCTAAAaatcatttgtatgttttatgtgtCATTGTCAACCTCCTAGGTTCTATCTAGGTGGCCCCACCAGTATCAGGGGAttcagtatgtacagtatggGCCCACAGAGTGAAGGTGAGACATTAACTTGACTCAGTTTCTCGGTCACCAGACTAAAGTTTGATAGTTAATTGAAAGTTTCTTTTGCTGGAATTACTGATATGGCAGGCGACTACCTGGGAGGAGAGGGCTACTGGGCTGGAGGCCTCCACCTCTACACCCCTCTACCCTTCAGACCAGGCAGGGGGGGCTTTGGTGACCTCTTCAGAACACACTTCTTCCTCAATGCTGGAAACCTTTGCAACCTCAACTATGGTGAGTAGCTGCAAACAGAATAAGCACCGATGTTTTATGGACCTGACTTTGATATTGATGACTGAATTCTATAGGAATGATTGGGCTGAATCTTGCTCTTATTTAGTTCAGGTTTGGACAGAGGTGCGTCTTGATTGGGTGAAGCAGAGCTCCAACTGTTAAGCAGGATTTTGCAGAtgccctttttctctgtctgaCTGAGGttctatgtttgtttttactcaGGTGAGGGTCCACAAGCACATTTGAAGAAGCTGGCAGAATGCATCCGTTGGTCTTATGGACTGGGCATTGTGCTGCGTTTGGGGAACATTGCCAGACTGGAGCTGAATTACTGCATTCCCATGGGAGTCCAGAGTGGAGACAGGTAAGGCTGGTTAGTTTAGTTTTAGGTGGGATTTGTAATTTCACCTATTAGATTTActttaaaagcattttaaggcatactatgcaggatttgtGGCTTTCTGTTTGTAAATacaacattcaaacttggcCCCACCAATGAGAGAATAGTCAGGCAAGCTAGAGAGTGAATGAAAAGAGGGAGCGGTGTGGCTGAGAACAAAGCAGTGAATCAGAGAAATAAAACGTTATTTTCTGATTGGTTCTCAGCGGTTATGTtttaaagcacaaacacacacatacccacaccTCCGCACAACCCTGCTGGAAGGTGCTGCATGGCTAGATTTTTGTGTGAATTCAGCTTGAGggcatgcttgtgtgtgtgtggctcaacCTCGCTTtcaatcagacagacagatctGCTGCTCGCatccacagagcagaggaggaagacagcTGGTCACTATGTGTTTTATAGAGTCCCCCGCCCTTGCGCTGCTATTGGCTAAGGGCCTACACACCTCTACCAAAATGTCACGAACAAACCAAGATAAGACGAAAATAAGACAATACAGGCAAAAGGCAGGTTCTCTGCAGATAcagacaccaccacacactgctAGTGGGTGGTAAACAGTGATTGAGAGGGATAACTTTTGCGTGATTCTattcatttaaaggaaaatcctgcatagtatgccTTTAAGGTGCAATTGGTATACTCGATGTACAGTTGCCCCCTGCAAACAGACAATTAATGATGTAGTTTGAGAAGACTGCCTGCACAGGTGCGTGTCTTCCTCTTAGGCAGTGTAACTCTCATATCTGCTTACATTTGTGAAACACACTTACAGGCTTATCAAACCAAATGTAGTATATATTCAGCAATGTCAAAACCTTGCTCCTTCAAAGTTAGGAAGCAGATCCATACAGAATAAACAAAAGCATTTTCTGTGCAGTAAAGCAGATGCACATTATAACATTGCACAGACATGGTAAGACAACTCTAAACATGTTCCATGTCTAGTGTCCTTAAAATGCACAGGAAATAATCTGATTCTTGGTTTGCTTTGATTTCATTAAAGTTTCTCTGTTCCTTGCAGGATATGTGACGGCATCCAGTTTGGAGCAGGAATCAGATTCCTGTGAAGCCACATTTCTTGGGTCTGGAACCTTCTTGTGTTTCAACATAAATGTTATGTCAGAAACATTTTATTGGAAGAGGAAATTGCTTGTACAGAATTGTTGTTGCGACTCATTAGTTCAATTAAAGTGTTTGCACTGACTTTCTGTTttaatgcatcttttttttcttttatcatatGTGATCAGAGGtcaaataagataagataagacaagatgAATATATTGTTATCAGTATTATACAATTAGCAAAAACCTGTATTGCTTGATGAGGACACCTCTAAGCTTAAAGAATGATCTcactgctgttgaattttttcaCAACCAAGTTTCAAAGaccaaaactttaaaacacaaagtcaaTACCTGTTTATTTGTCATGCAGacaaaaatcagaatcagaaactgtttttattgccaagtaggtttgcACTTAAAAGgaatttgttttggtgttggtgtATAACCATACAGTGCAAAAGTCAGAAGACATAAACTCAATTTTTTTAGACTTGATTAAAGTTACATATATGAACAAATTATGGCTATTATACATTTCAGAAAAGTATAAACATTTGTTatcttattattaaaaaaaaaaagtgtttaaagATATGGTagccacactgtaaaaataaaaagtagaatacaaataatttaaatataatCCATTAATAAAATAATGGGACTTCTGTCAATATAAGCCTTACTGATTCATCTGTTTGTGATTTTTCCCCCCTAACTTTATTGAAAACGGTGATTTATACA encodes the following:
- the samm50 gene encoding sorting and assembly machinery component 50 homolog A isoform X2, which produces MGTVHARSLDPLPMRGPELGVHPDDIEAPDIDQEPKQEVLENKDVVVQRVHIDGLGRTKEDLLTYEIAEVFRAKNLIDVMRKSHEARQKLLRLGIFRKVEVVIDTSRGEDALPNGLDVTFEVTELRRMTGSYNTMVGNNEGSMVLGLKLPNLLGRAEKMTFQFSYGTKETSYGLSFFKPQPGNFERNISLNMYKVTGQFPWSSLRETDRGISAELSFPLWKTSQTLKWEGVWRELGCLARTASFAVREESGHSLKSSLSHSMVIDTRNSSILPRKGGLLKIHQELAGYTGGDASFLKEDFEIQLNKTLFWDSVLSASLWGGLLLPIGDKPTSIADRFYLGGPTSIRGFSMYSMGPQSEGDYLGGEGYWAGGLHLYTPLPFRPGRGGFGDLFRTHFFLNAGNLCNLNYGEGPQAHLKKLAECIRWSYGLGIVLRLGNIARLELNYCIPMGVQSGDRICDGIQFGAGIRFL
- the samm50 gene encoding sorting and assembly machinery component 50 homolog A isoform X1, translating into MGTVHARSLDPLPMRGPELGVHPDDIEAPDIDQEPKQEVLENKDVVVQRVHIDGLGRTKEDLLTYEIAEVFRAKNLIDVMRKSHEARQKLLRLGIFRKVEVVIDTSRGEDALPNGLDVTFEVTELRRMTGSYNTMVGNNEGSMVLGLKLPNLLGRAEKMTFQFSYGTKETSYGLSFFKPQPGNFERNISLNMYKVTGQFPWSSLRETDRGISAELSFPLWKTSQTLKWEGVWRELGCLARTASFAVREESGHSLKSSLSHSMVIDTRNSSILPRKGGLLKIHQELAGYTGGDASFLKEDFEIQLNKTLFWDSVLSASLWGGLLLPIGDKPTSIADRFYLGGPTSIRGFSMYSMGPQSEDMAGDYLGGEGYWAGGLHLYTPLPFRPGRGGFGDLFRTHFFLNAGNLCNLNYGEGPQAHLKKLAECIRWSYGLGIVLRLGNIARLELNYCIPMGVQSGDRICDGIQFGAGIRFL